TATGATCAGGGTCAACCAGCGGTATTATGAGTTTTTTGTTCAGATGTATCACATCCTGAAGGTAATTCATCGTATCAACTTCAGAGCGGAATGAGGCATATAATAATATGCATTCAGACTTCTTAAACTCTTCCAGATTAAAAAGTTTCTTTTCAATGGATCTCTCTTTTGACTTCTTCTCGTCAGGATCGATCGAATTACGCTTATTGAGCAGGTCTTCTCTGATTCTCTTCTTCAAATATGCTTCTCCAGATTTATCTTTATCTTTTTAACTTCTTCTATAGCAATGGATGACGCCTTGTTTGACGGGAGCCCTTTGACGTCAGCTTCCATTATATCGTTGTTAAAAGATATCGCGCCCAGCAGTTCCATATCCTTCAGCGAATCTTTAACAAAAGAGATGTCGCTTTCACCTCTCGTCTTATTGGCAACGGCGAATATTTTTTTGATGCCTAACTCTGCAGCGAGCCTTTTCACAGAGAGCGCTGTCTGTATGCTTCTCTGCCCGGGCTCCACCACGACTATGAATCCGTCCACGCCTTCGGCAGTCCCCCTTGTGAGGTGCTCAATGCCTGCCTCCATATCAACTATGACGATCTCATCTCTCTCAAGGATAAGATGCTTGAGCAGTCTTTTTAAAAGCGCGCTCTCAGGACAGTAGCACCCTGATGATGCGGCCCTTGATTTACCCATGACAAGAAGGGTTGTGTTGCCGAGCTTGAATCCGAATCCTTCGGGTATATCATCAACCTTGGGATTGAGCCTGAATATCCCGCCCGGGGTTCCGGGTTTTACGCCGGTCCTCTCCTCTATCAGGTCCGTCAGGTCAGCTATCGGCCGGATGGCGCTTAGTTCATCTTTGGAGATGCCGAGCGCCGCGGCAAGGTTAGCATCCGGGTCTGCGTCAACCGCGATGACCTTTTTGCCTTCTGAAGAGTAGATATGGCTTAAAAGAGCTGAGAGCGTTGTCTTTCCAACCCCGCCTTTGCCTGTTATCGCTATTTTCATTATATTAACTCCTCAGTTTGTTAATGGATGTTAAGATGAAATTAACATGTATTAAATATTTTATCAAAGAATTTAGAATAATAATTATTTGATTGACTCTGAAATTATGCTCTGATAGGATGTTATTATGCCGGATAAGATAAAAGGCACAATTTACTTCACGAAAGAATACAGGATATTCCTCTTCAGCATCAGCCTTATTATAGCCATCTTTGTATCAGGGATTTTTCTCGGATTGTATTACAGGAACGGCCAGCTGATCGAGGAAGAGATCGTCACTGCCGCAAGGGCTGACTTCAATGACATCGCCCTGAACAGAAACTGGGGGTCCGGGCACAGCGGTGTTTATGCGGAGAAAAAGAAGGTCGTCGACCCTGAGAACTATCTTGATAATCCGGATTTTGAATCCATGAACGGCAAGTTCTATACAAGGATAGGCTCGACTCTGATGACAGGCGAGATAGTGAGGTTCGCGTCAGTAGAGGAGATGCTCCTGTTCCATATAACAAGCCTTTATCCACTTGACCCCAGGAATCTGCCGGATGAGTTCGAGCGGGATGCTTTTGCGAAGTTCAACGAGGGCGCTCATGAGTTCTACCGCAAAGAAATTATCAATGACAGAACATATTTCAGATATATGGCGCCTCTCTACATGAAGCAGGAATGCCTGGAGTGTCACTTTCAGCAGGGTTACAGGCAGGGAGAGATAAGGGGCGGGATAAGCCTTAACTACAACATCGAGCATGTTCAGTCAAAACTCAGAAACAATAATTTTATAATTTTGCTATTAGCCTTTCTGACTATAATTCTTCTTCTCGGGATCATTTATTTTATCGTCCTGAAGCTGATGAGGAAGCTGTCGCAGGCGTATAAGAAGATCGAGGAGCTTTCGATAATAGATGAGTTGACAGGCCTGTATAACAGGAGATATCTTGCCTACCGCCTGCATGAAGAGGTCAACAGGGCGCAAAGATACGGCCATTATTTGGGATGCATCATGATAGACATTGACCACTTCAAGAAGTTCAATGACACATACGGCCATATATTCGGCGATCTCATTCTGCAGAAGGTCGCAGCCGTAATAAGGAAGTACTGCCGCGCTGAAGATATAATCGTGCGCTATGGCGGTGAGGAGTTTCTCATAATCTCGCCTGAAACGAGGATTGAGGGTGTTAAAGTGCTTGCGTTGAGAATACATGATCTGATCGCCGGAGAAGAGATAAAAGGTGCAGGTTCTGAACCGATCCGGATAACCGTAAGCATGGGAATTGCTGAGATGTTCTATAAAGAGAAGGAAACTCCAGAGAGTGAAGATGAAATAATTGAACTCGCCGACAGGGCTATGTACAGTGCAAAGGCAAAGGGCAGGGACAGGATAGAGGTTTTTGATGAGGTGGAGAAATAATTATTATGATGACATTTATTTTATCTTCGCCAACAACACCTTCCTCATAACATCAACCGGCGGTTTGATACCGGTCCATAATTCAAATGCAAGCACACCCTGCCACAGCAGCATACCTGAACCATTTATCGTCTTTGCGCCTCTTGCCTTTGCTTCTCTCAGAAGAGGGGTCTCTTTGTAGATAAGGTCGCAAACAACCGTTTCAGAAGTGATTACATTTGTGTCAAAGGGCAGGGGGTCGGTATCTTTCAGGCCGAGCGGGGTTGCGTTGATGATGATGTCAGGCGTGCCCATGTTTTTAATATCATCAAGCAGGATTACATTGTCACGTATCTTGCTGAGATCATCCACCAATTTCTGAGCCTTGGGTTTGTCAATATCAAACATAGACAGCTTTGACGCCTTCTCGCTTAAATAATAACTTATCGCCCTTGACGCGCCGCCGGTTCCTATAACGAGCACATCTTTATTATCTGTATTGATATTTTCTTCAGACAGCGAGCTCATAAAACCTCTGCCGTCTGTGTTGTAGCCTTTAAGCCTGCCGTCAGTATTAACTATCGTATTAACAGCGCCTATGAACAATGCCTCTTTATCAACCTCATCAAGAAGTGCGATAACATTTTCTTTGTGCGGGACTGTGGTATTTACGCCTAACATCCCGAGCGCCCTGATC
The sequence above is drawn from the Nitrospirota bacterium genome and encodes:
- a CDS encoding diguanylate cyclase, with the protein product MPDKIKGTIYFTKEYRIFLFSISLIIAIFVSGIFLGLYYRNGQLIEEEIVTAARADFNDIALNRNWGSGHSGVYAEKKKVVDPENYLDNPDFESMNGKFYTRIGSTLMTGEIVRFASVEEMLLFHITSLYPLDPRNLPDEFERDAFAKFNEGAHEFYRKEIINDRTYFRYMAPLYMKQECLECHFQQGYRQGEIRGGISLNYNIEHVQSKLRNNNFIILLLAFLTIILLLGIIYFIVLKLMRKLSQAYKKIEELSIIDELTGLYNRRYLAYRLHEEVNRAQRYGHYLGCIMIDIDHFKKFNDTYGHIFGDLILQKVAAVIRKYCRAEDIIVRYGGEEFLIISPETRIEGVKVLALRIHDLIAGEEIKGAGSEPIRITVSMGIAEMFYKEKETPESEDEIIELADRAMYSAKAKGRDRIEVFDEVEK
- a CDS encoding shikimate dehydrogenase is translated as MDVSGKTKIISIFGYPVEHSLSPNMHNAAFDKLGLDMCYVPFKVAPHDLPAAVNSIRALGMLGVNTTVPHKENVIALLDEVDKEALFIGAVNTIVNTDGRLKGYNTDGRGFMSSLSEENINTDNKDVLVIGTGGASRAISYYLSEKASKLSMFDIDKPKAQKLVDDLSKIRDNVILLDDIKNMGTPDIIINATPLGLKDTDPLPFDTNVITSETVVCDLIYKETPLLREAKARGAKTINGSGMLLWQGVLAFELWTGIKPPVDVMRKVLLAKIK
- a CDS encoding AAA family ATPase — translated: MKIAITGKGGVGKTTLSALLSHIYSSEGKKVIAVDADPDANLAAALGISKDELSAIRPIADLTDLIEERTGVKPGTPGGIFRLNPKVDDIPEGFGFKLGNTTLLVMGKSRAASSGCYCPESALLKRLLKHLILERDEIVIVDMEAGIEHLTRGTAEGVDGFIVVVEPGQRSIQTALSVKRLAAELGIKKIFAVANKTRGESDISFVKDSLKDMELLGAISFNNDIMEADVKGLPSNKASSIAIEEVKKIKINLEKHI